The Aeoliella mucimassa genome includes the window ATCCTCATGGCTTACGCCTCGCTAAAAAAATGTGTCGACGATCTTGAGCGCAACAAGCACTTGGTGCGCATCGACGTACCGATAGATCCGCATCTTGAGGCGGCCGCGATTCATCGGCGAGTGTTCGAAGCCGGCGGGCCGGCCATTCTGTTTACCAATGTCGTCGGCTGCAAGTTCCCGATGGTGAGCAATTTGTTCGGCACCATCGAACGGTCGCGGTATCTGTTTCGTCACGAGCTGGCCGTGTTCGAACAACTGGTTGACCTCAAGATCGACCCCATGGCTGCGTTGCGCCATCCGCTGAAGTACGCAAGCGTTCCGCTGGCAGCCCTGCGAATGCTCCCACGGCTGGTTTCCAATGGCCCCGTGATGGCGAACAAAACCACCGTGAGCCAGTTGCCACAGATGGTAAGCTGGCCCCGCGACGGAGGGCCTTTCGTCACGTTGCCTCAGGTTTATACGGAAGACGTTCGCGAGCCGGGACTCAAACGCTCGAACCTGGGGATGTATCGCATCCAACTCGGCGGCAACGAATATGTGCCGAACGATGAGATTGGTCTGCACTACCAAATCCACCGCTCGATCGGCGTGCATCAGCAAATGGCCGTCGAACGCGGCGAGCCGTTCCGCGTGAACATCTTTGTCGGCGGCCCCCCTGCGATGAGCCTGGCGGCGGTGATGCCGTTGCCGGAAGGAATGAGCGAACTCGGCTTTGCTGGCGTGCTGGGGGGCAGTCGCGTGCGGATGGTGCGTCGGTCGGATGGGTTGCCGGTGCATGCCGATACCGACTTTGCCATCTGCGGCACCGTGATCCCAGGCGAGCTGAAACCCGAAGGGCCCTTCGGCGACCACCTGGGCTACTACTCGCTGGCCCATCCGTTCCCCGTGCTCAAAGTGGAGCAGGTGTATCATCGCGATGGTGCCATCTGGCCCTTCACCGTGGTCGGTCGGCCGCCGCAGGAAGACACGATGTTCGGGCAATTGATCCACGAACTCACGTCGCGATTGATTCCTGCGGTGCTGCCTGGCGTGAAGCAGGTGCATGCGGTCGACGCTGCCGGCGTGCACCCCTTGTTGCTAGCCATCGGCAGCGAACGTTACACGCCCTATCGCAAGGTCGACCGCCCGCAAGAACTGCTCACCCAGGCGAGTGCCATCCTTGGTCAGGGGCAGTTGTCGCTGGCCAAGTTCCTGTGGATTGCTGCTTCGCAGGACGATCCCCAACTCGACCTGCACGACATCGAGCGATTCTTCGCCCACATGCTGTCGCGGGCCGATTGGAACCGCGACCTGCATTTCACCACCGAGACCACCATCGATACCCTCGACTACTCCGGCAGCAATTTGAACTCGGGATCGAAGCTGGTGGTCGCTGCGGTCGGCGAGAGACAATTCGATCTGGCTACCGAACTCCCCAGCGATCTGCGATTGCCCGATGGCTTCAGCCAGCCTGAGATCGTGATGCCTGGCGTGCTGGCGGTGAAGGCTCCCCCCTGCCCGGCGCCGAGCTTCCACCAGCCCCCTGCGGAGTTCGATAGCACGCAGGATCTGCGCAGGTTCTGCGAGAGCTACTCCCCCTACGAATCGATCCACCGCTTCCGACTGGTACTGCTGGTCGACGATTCGCAGTTTGTGGCCAAATCGCTCAGTAACTTCCTGTGGGTCACGTTTACGCGTACCAATCCCGCGTCCGACGTGGATGGCATCGGTGCATTCATCCAGCACAAACATTGGGGATGCCAGGGGCCGCTGGTCATGGACGCCCGCACCAAGCCCCATCACGTCCCGGCGCTGGCCGAGGACCCCGACATCACCCGAAAAGTCGATTCGCTAGCAGCAAAAGGGGGCCCTTTGGCAGGGCTTTACTAGGCTGGGACGCTCGCCTGGCTCGACTCTGCTGTCTACACTAGATCTCATGCTTGCCGACTCGATCAACCTGAACGACGCCCAGTGGTGGCTCGTGATTGTCTTCATCGCCTTCCTGGGGGGGTGTGTTGGTAGCTTCTTGAACGTGGTGATGTACCGGCTCCCTCGCAAGGAGAGCGTGGTCTGGCCAGGTTCTCATTGCCCGAAGTGTCAGCACGCGATCCGTCCCTGGCATAATTTGCCCGTACTCGGTTGGCTGATGCTCCGTGGCAAGTGCTACGACTGCAAAGCTCCTATCTCTCCCAAGTATCCATTCGTCGAAGCGGTGACCGCCGCTGTGTTTGTGCTGGCCGCGTTAGCGAGTGGAATCTTGTAATTCTCCGATTTCTATTCTCTCACTTTCGAGTGCTCTTCGATGACTCAACTTACGTTTCACGGTGCCGCCCGCACGGTTACTGGTTCCAAATATCTGCTCGAAGCCGATGGCGCACGGGTGCTCATCGACTGCGGTATGTTTCAAGGCCTCAAGAAGCTTCGCGAGCTGAACTGGCAGCCGACGCCGTTCGACATCAAGAACCTCGACGCGGTACTACTGACGCACGCCCACCTCGACCACTGTGGCTACTTGCCACGGATTGTTCGACAGGGCTATCACAACCGCATTTTCTGCACGCCGGCCACGGCCAAGCTGGCAGAGATCATCATGCTCGACTCGGCCAAGATTCAAGAGCACGACGCGGATTACGCCAACAAAAAGGGCTTCTCGAAACACAAACCCGCCTTGCCGCTGTACGAAGGCAAGGACGTGCTCACAACCGTCAAGCTATTGCGTGAAGTCGAACGCGAGAATTGGCACCAGGTCGCGGGTCCGATATGGGCTCGTTTTCACGACGCGGGGCACTTGCTTGGTTCGAACATGATTGAGGTCGAAGTTCGCAACCGCGAGAAGCCGCTGCGAATCCTCTTTTCGGGCGATGTTGGTCGCTACGACGGTCCGCTCTACTTCGATCCGACCCCCCCACCGGAATGCGATGTTCTGGTTTGTGAGAGCACCTATGGTAATCGCGACCATCCCGATAAAGACCTTTCGGAAGGACTGGCCGACGTGTTCAATCGCGCGGTCAAGCGAGGCGGCGTGATTCTCATGGCTTCGTTCGCAGTGGGACGCGCTCAGCAGTTGATTTACTTGATGCAGGTGCTCAAGAGCGAAGGCAAGATCCCCGACTTGCCGATCTATCTCGACAGCCCCATGTCGTGCAACGCGACCGACATCTATCGCGAGCACTCCGACGACCACGACCTGGCCGAAGGCGACTTGAACGGCGAACGCCCCGTGCTCGGCGGGCCGGCTGTGCACTTGTGCCGCAGCGTCGATGAATCGAAGGGGCTCAACAACGTGGATGGACCCGCGGTGATCATCTCGTCGAGCGGCATGATGACCGCCGGGCGGATCCTACATCACCTCAAGCGGCGGCTCCCCGACAAGCGAAACACCGTGGTACTCGGTGGCTACATGGCGGTCGGCACCCGTGGTCGGGCGCTCGAGCAAGGGGCCCCTACAATCCGCATGCACGGTATGGACGTTCCGGTAAACGCCGCCATCGAGAAAGTTCCCGGGCTCAGCGGCCACGCCGATCGTAGCGGGCTGCTACGCTGGCTCAGCGGTTTAAAGCAAGACCCTCGCCAGGTGTTCCTCACGCACGGCGAGCCCGACAGCGCCGAGGCATTTGCCGACACGCTAGCAGCCGAGCGGGGCTGGAAACCCATAGTGCCCGAAATGGGCGAATCGCATACGCTAGATTAGCGAGCGACGACACCGCCCTATTCGGTGACGGCCAAATAGGGCGGAGCTGCTTCCAGGAACACCCTCTTGCTCATCCACTAGCATGGATTCAGAAGAAATATGCCCAAACCAACACCCGACGAATTCACTTTAGACGCCCGACACCCTGGCCTTTCGGAGGCCGTGGAGCGCAATCGCAAAGCGATCTTGAATTCTCCCAGCTACAAGCTGGCCGAGTACGATGTCGACTTCATCAAGCGCGATGAGCAGCGCCCGGTGCGGATGCAGCTGGAGCTGCAAAAAACCGAGCAACTGCTCCGCGAACACCACATCGAGACGATGATCGTCGTGTTCGGCGGCACGCAGATCGTACCCCGCGATCAGGCCGAACAAAGGGTAGAGATCGCCAAGAAGGAACTGGCCGCCGCGCCGGACGACAAGCGATTGCAGCGGGCACTCGTGCGGAGCGAGGCCCAACTGGCCAAGAGCTACTATTACGACCACGCCCGCGAGTTTGCCAAACTGGTTTCGAGCACCTGCCAATCCGATGGCAAGTGCGAGTTTGTCGTTACCACCGGCGGCGGGCCCGGCATCATGGAAGCCGCCAACCGGGGTGCCTACGATGTCGGTGCAAAGAACGTCGGCCTGAACATCGAACTACCGCACGAGCAGGAACCCAATCCGTACATCACACCGGAACTCTGTTTCCAGTTCCACTATTTCGCGATGCGTAAATTCCACTTTATCCTTCGCGCGGCCGCGCTCGTGGTGTTCCCCGGTGGTTATGGCACACTCGACGAACTCTTCAATACGCTTTGCCTGCGGCAAACGGGTCGCATGCAAGCGATTCCGATCATTCTTTATGGCCGTAAGTACTGGGAGTCGATCATCAATTTCCAGCAACTGGCCGACGAAGGGGTGATTGCCGACGAGCATCTCGACCTCGTGCAATTCGCCGAAACGCCCGAGGAAGCCTGGATAATCATCAGCGATTTTCACTTGTAAGCACTCCAGGGTAGCACAAGGGGAATCTCGTAGCACTCGTGTGTTTACCCTCCTGCTTGCGGGAGGGTCGGGCTATCAGGACCGGGGAGGGCCTGGGGGTTTGCCATTGGCTTAAGCGTGGCGGTTCTGGTTTCCTTTCTGCTTATCGAGGCTGCACTCCAGGGTAGCGATTTGGCTCGCGGAACTCGCCGGCGCAAAACCCTTCGCTGGGCGTCGATTCCCTCTCAGGGAATAGGGGTGCAGAGGATGGATGTAGTGCATTGCCCCGGGTGCCACTGGCTCCGCCCATTACTGTCCGGAATTAATCTTAACCGATTCTGAACTTGCGCGGTGGGGAGTGGTGTGGTACGACATAGTCCATGCCTTCCCAGCGAGTTGCTAAAGACGAGCTACCAGTGTGGCCCGAGCAGGTCATTGGGGGGAAGTATGTCCGGCTTTTGGAGAAGTTTCTCAAACAACTCCGCTCGGAAGACGCCCACGGTAATCGCAAGTTATTTCTCGATGACGTGTTCGTAGCCTACCTGCTGGCGTTCTTCAATCCCACCATCCGCAGTTTGCGAACCATCGAAGATTTCAGCCAAACGGTACAGGCTCAGAAACACCTTTCGATTCGCAAGATCACTAGAAGTACGCTCTCAGACTTCAATCAACTGGCCGACCCCGAGCGATTGCAGCCGATTCTCGATGCCCTCCGCCGGCAACTTGCCCGCAAGTCAAAACGGCAATCGATAGGTGACGACGATCTCGACGAACTGCTCCAGCAGACCGTGGCCGTCGATGGCACGTTTCTCCCGGCCGTGGCCGAAGTCGCCTGGGCCATGTGCAATACGAACAATCATGGGGCGAAGAAGCATCGAGCGCGGGTGGATGTCCATTTGCCGGTGAGCACGTGGCTTCCCGAGGCAATCGTCATTCCATCCCCTGGCCAGAGCGAGGCCGATTCAGCCATCGAACGGTTGCAGCCCGGTCGTATCTATCTGTACGACCGCGGCTTCATGAGTTTCGCGCTCTTGGCAGCGCACTACGACGACACACACGCGTTGCAATCGCACTTCGTGGCTCGTTATCGCCCAGCGGGGGGCAATTCGCCCACGCTGCGGGAAGTGAAAAGTCGCGAACTCACCGAAAAAGACAAAGCGGCCGGCGTGCTCAGCGATGGAGTGGGACATTTCAAGTCTTCGAATCCGAGCCGACATCGAGTTCCCCGAGTGCAGCTTCGCGAAGTCATCGTCGCTTGCGAAGAAAAGGGAAAACCGTCGCAACTGCGGTTGATCACCAACCTGCTCGATGTACCGGCGCACGTGATTGCCATGCTGTATCGCTATCGTTGGCAAGTAGAACTGTTCTTTCGGTGGCTGAAGAGCTCTGCGAACTTCGGACACTTGATCAGCCACGCAAGCGAAGGGGTGCAAACGCACTTCTACGTGGCGGTCATTGCCGTGTTGCTGATGTACCTGCACACCGGTTATCGACCGAGCAAGTACCTGTTCGCCCTAATGGGACAGGTCGGCCGCGGGGCGGCAACCCTGGAAGAGATCCTGCCGATCCTCCGCGAGCGAGAACGTCAGAACGAACTGGCCCGGCAGTCGGCCGCGCGGCGGAGCGAGAAAAAGAAACAGCAATCGACTTAGAGACGCTGCCACTCGGCCGCGATTCTCACGCTGCCGCCTGCGCAATGTGAAAGGAAAAAGGCGGCGAGTCTTGATCGCGTAAGCCAATCCATGCAATCATAAGACGCCGCGCAACACTCCCGGAATGCAAAGAACCGAACTCCGGACAGTAATGGGCTCCGCCAGTCGAACACCCGCAGCCACTCCAGGCACTCTTCGGCCAGCTTTGCGGAATGCACTGGGCGGTTGGTGCTGTGCCAGTCGCGAAACCAATCGTCGCGCCAGAGCTCGATCTCTTGCTGCCATTCCTGACTTACCACGCAGCCAGCTTCGTGCGAATCGGCCAGCAGATGCGAGAAGTGCCCGGCCACCACCCAGCCGGCCAGCGGACCAATCTGTCGGCAGCGAAGCACCGAGTCGCGCCAGAGCGGCAGCGCCTGCTCGCGAGGCAAATCGAGAAACGAATAGGGCCGGCCTTGCTCGGGGT containing:
- a CDS encoding UbiD family decarboxylase, which codes for MAYASLKKCVDDLERNKHLVRIDVPIDPHLEAAAIHRRVFEAGGPAILFTNVVGCKFPMVSNLFGTIERSRYLFRHELAVFEQLVDLKIDPMAALRHPLKYASVPLAALRMLPRLVSNGPVMANKTTVSQLPQMVSWPRDGGPFVTLPQVYTEDVREPGLKRSNLGMYRIQLGGNEYVPNDEIGLHYQIHRSIGVHQQMAVERGEPFRVNIFVGGPPAMSLAAVMPLPEGMSELGFAGVLGGSRVRMVRRSDGLPVHADTDFAICGTVIPGELKPEGPFGDHLGYYSLAHPFPVLKVEQVYHRDGAIWPFTVVGRPPQEDTMFGQLIHELTSRLIPAVLPGVKQVHAVDAAGVHPLLLAIGSERYTPYRKVDRPQELLTQASAILGQGQLSLAKFLWIAASQDDPQLDLHDIERFFAHMLSRADWNRDLHFTTETTIDTLDYSGSNLNSGSKLVVAAVGERQFDLATELPSDLRLPDGFSQPEIVMPGVLAVKAPPCPAPSFHQPPAEFDSTQDLRRFCESYSPYESIHRFRLVLLVDDSQFVAKSLSNFLWVTFTRTNPASDVDGIGAFIQHKHWGCQGPLVMDARTKPHHVPALAEDPDITRKVDSLAAKGGPLAGLY
- a CDS encoding prepilin peptidase, encoding MLADSINLNDAQWWLVIVFIAFLGGCVGSFLNVVMYRLPRKESVVWPGSHCPKCQHAIRPWHNLPVLGWLMLRGKCYDCKAPISPKYPFVEAVTAAVFVLAALASGIL
- a CDS encoding MBL fold metallo-hydrolase RNA specificity domain-containing protein, which translates into the protein MTQLTFHGAARTVTGSKYLLEADGARVLIDCGMFQGLKKLRELNWQPTPFDIKNLDAVLLTHAHLDHCGYLPRIVRQGYHNRIFCTPATAKLAEIIMLDSAKIQEHDADYANKKGFSKHKPALPLYEGKDVLTTVKLLREVERENWHQVAGPIWARFHDAGHLLGSNMIEVEVRNREKPLRILFSGDVGRYDGPLYFDPTPPPECDVLVCESTYGNRDHPDKDLSEGLADVFNRAVKRGGVILMASFAVGRAQQLIYLMQVLKSEGKIPDLPIYLDSPMSCNATDIYREHSDDHDLAEGDLNGERPVLGGPAVHLCRSVDESKGLNNVDGPAVIISSSGMMTAGRILHHLKRRLPDKRNTVVLGGYMAVGTRGRALEQGAPTIRMHGMDVPVNAAIEKVPGLSGHADRSGLLRWLSGLKQDPRQVFLTHGEPDSAEAFADTLAAERGWKPIVPEMGESHTLD
- a CDS encoding LOG family protein; the encoded protein is MPKPTPDEFTLDARHPGLSEAVERNRKAILNSPSYKLAEYDVDFIKRDEQRPVRMQLELQKTEQLLREHHIETMIVVFGGTQIVPRDQAEQRVEIAKKELAAAPDDKRLQRALVRSEAQLAKSYYYDHAREFAKLVSSTCQSDGKCEFVVTTGGGPGIMEAANRGAYDVGAKNVGLNIELPHEQEPNPYITPELCFQFHYFAMRKFHFILRAAALVVFPGGYGTLDELFNTLCLRQTGRMQAIPIILYGRKYWESIINFQQLADEGVIADEHLDLVQFAETPEEAWIIISDFHL
- a CDS encoding IS4 family transposase encodes the protein MPSQRVAKDELPVWPEQVIGGKYVRLLEKFLKQLRSEDAHGNRKLFLDDVFVAYLLAFFNPTIRSLRTIEDFSQTVQAQKHLSIRKITRSTLSDFNQLADPERLQPILDALRRQLARKSKRQSIGDDDLDELLQQTVAVDGTFLPAVAEVAWAMCNTNNHGAKKHRARVDVHLPVSTWLPEAIVIPSPGQSEADSAIERLQPGRIYLYDRGFMSFALLAAHYDDTHALQSHFVARYRPAGGNSPTLREVKSRELTEKDKAAGVLSDGVGHFKSSNPSRHRVPRVQLREVIVACEEKGKPSQLRLITNLLDVPAHVIAMLYRYRWQVELFFRWLKSSANFGHLISHASEGVQTHFYVAVIAVLLMYLHTGYRPSKYLFALMGQVGRGAATLEEILPILRERERQNELARQSAARRSEKKKQQST
- a CDS encoding DUF3891 family protein, yielding MIRRSVPLVEKPDKLLLVSQVEHARVSAELARAWGSEQVPPVVCAADSDNPHLQDVRHELLSAIARHDDGWARWEANPAIDPEQGRPYSFLDLPREQALPLWRDSVLRCRQIGPLAGWVVAGHFSHLLADSHEAGCVVSQEWQQEIELWRDDWFRDWHSTNRPVHSAKLAEECLEWLRVFDWRSPLLSGVRFFAFRECCAASYDCMDWLTRSRLAAFFLSHCAGGSVRIAAEWQRL